One region of Pleuronectes platessa chromosome 18, fPlePla1.1, whole genome shotgun sequence genomic DNA includes:
- the khdrbs1b gene encoding KH domain-containing, RNA-binding, signal transduction-associated protein 1b — MENDDKYLPELLAEKDSLDASFTHAMKLLNAEIDRIQKGETKKEAEAYLDLFTTKNIKLKERVLIPVKQYPKFNFVGKILGPQGNTIKRLQEETGAKISVLGKGSMRDKTKEEGLRKGGEPKYAHLSMELHVFIEVFAPVPDAYLRMAHAMEEVKKFLFPDMMDDICQEQFMEMSYLNGGQEHVARGRGGMPVRGRGIPPAAAHRGRGMPPRGAAPRGGVSRGGPVRGAPGGRGGPPAAPARGAVAPRARPPAAGPPQRMAPPHQHSATTGPESYDEYGYDESYTDTTYESYDSYYSQPQAEPEYFDYGHGETTDSYESYGQDNWNGTQQVGPGKAPPPSRGAKTPYREHPYRQY; from the exons AAATTGATAGAATCCAGAAAGGCGAGACTAAAAAGGAGGCAGAAGCGTACCTGGACCTTTTCACAACAAAGAACATCAAACTTAAGGAACGAGTGCTCATACCTGTCAAACAGTACCCGAAG TTCAATTTTGTGGGCAAGATTTTGGGACCTCAGGGCAACACAATCAAACGGCTACAGGAAGAGACTGGAGCCAAGATCTCTGTGCTGGGCAAAGGATCCATGAGAGACAAAACCAag GAGGAGGGGCTGAGAAAAGGCGGCGAGCCCAAGTACGCACACTTGTCCATGGAGCTGCACGTGTTCATCGAGGTGTTCGCCCCCGTGCCCGACGCCTACCTGCGTATGGCCCACGCCATGGAGGAGGTCAAGAAGTTCCTGTTCCCT gatatGATGGATGATATCTGCCAAGAGCAGTTCATGGAGATGAGCTATCTGAACGGAGGCCAGGAGCACGTAGCCCGAGGTCGAGGGGGCATGCCGGTCAGGGGCCGTGGGATCCCTCCTGCTGCAGCACACAG GGGTAGGGGAATGCCTCCTCGCGGTGCTGCCCCCAGGGGAGGTGTGAGTCGAGGTGGCCCAGTGAGGGGCGCCCCTGGAGGCCGAGGAGGACCCCCTGCAGCACCTGCCAGGGGAGCTGTGGCACCCCGCGCCAGGCCCCCAGCTGCTGGACCTCCCCAGAGGATGGCCCCCCCTCACCAGCACTCAGCCACCACTGGCCCCGAGAGCTACGATGAATAT GGCTACGACGAGAGCTACACAGACACGACCTACGAGTCATACGACAGCTACTACAGTCAGCCGCAGGC AGAGCCAGAATACTTTGACTACGGACACGGAGAGACCACAGATTCGTACGAGTCGTATG GCCAGGATAACTGGAACGGGACCCAGCAAGTAGGTCCAGGGAAGGCCCCTCCCCCCTCCAGAGGTGCCAAGACGCCTTACCGGGAGCACCCATACCGACAGTACTGA